Proteins co-encoded in one Candidatus Hydrogenedentota bacterium genomic window:
- a CDS encoding glycosyltransferase family 39 protein, with the protein MSYRHIVLIALLAFGALLFAANLGGYELWPADEPRFGQVAREALQDGNWIVLHVNGQPYKEKPPLFFWMIAALSAPFGDVTETTARIPSVLGALTTLLCTFLLAERLYGLRTALLASIVLMTSARFWWQARTAQIDMVLTGCLAIALYAFWMFHESKKRSWLITFYAAIAAAVYAKGPPGIVFPILLIVFFYWGRKAERRQVRLGMGLLFVVVAIALWYIPARLMAAPEVASAVQEGIGANLFRQTIGRFFLGVSKAEPFWFYLVNVPADLFPWTLFLPWTVFAIWQRRKEGDGMRLLLYWTLPALVFFTISAGKRAIYILPLAPAFAILLATTIIQLADRQNLTALRRTIGSVWTLLLLVFAIGIFAAPHYAVSHPDIEIETATLQQIVQSDDWKRIVALAVCALLFGVHALIATIRKQGRAVHFAMAGHVAGLYLVMAVLLFPFINTFKGAAEFCAPLRQLTDAGTEYRFYSVRFSSEAYIFYTKHFQTDFLVDEWPIEPPPGVDALEGLEDTKYLGSILLRAFDNVPVADLAHVTDAEKSALQARRDEAFAFMAGKSKYADHFKMELTRITEEFAAQFETGGPAFMVVQEKDWKWLLSFAPRMCAFPLVGRESVGSRFVLLLANTAGAKLLEAQKHQPPAPSATAMR; encoded by the coding sequence ATGTCCTACCGGCACATTGTACTCATCGCGCTTCTAGCGTTTGGCGCGCTGCTCTTTGCAGCCAACCTCGGCGGATACGAACTGTGGCCGGCCGATGAGCCGCGTTTTGGCCAGGTGGCGCGCGAGGCTCTGCAGGACGGAAACTGGATCGTCCTGCATGTCAACGGCCAGCCCTACAAAGAGAAACCGCCGCTCTTCTTCTGGATGATCGCCGCGCTTTCCGCGCCCTTTGGCGACGTGACGGAGACGACTGCGCGCATTCCGTCCGTGCTGGGCGCTCTGACAACGTTGTTGTGTACGTTCCTGCTCGCCGAAAGGCTATACGGCCTGCGCACCGCACTGCTTGCCAGCATCGTGCTGATGACCTCGGCCCGGTTCTGGTGGCAGGCGCGCACAGCACAGATAGACATGGTCCTGACGGGATGCCTCGCAATTGCTTTATACGCATTCTGGATGTTCCATGAATCGAAGAAGCGATCCTGGCTCATTACCTTCTACGCGGCCATTGCTGCCGCCGTTTACGCAAAAGGCCCTCCTGGAATTGTCTTCCCTATTCTCCTAATCGTCTTTTTCTATTGGGGACGCAAAGCAGAGCGTAGGCAAGTTCGGCTGGGCATGGGACTTTTGTTTGTCGTGGTGGCTATCGCGTTGTGGTACATACCGGCACGCTTGATGGCAGCGCCCGAAGTTGCCAGCGCTGTCCAAGAGGGCATCGGCGCGAATCTGTTCCGCCAGACCATTGGGCGGTTCTTCCTCGGAGTGAGCAAAGCGGAGCCGTTTTGGTTCTATCTCGTGAACGTGCCCGCGGATCTGTTTCCGTGGACGCTGTTTCTCCCTTGGACTGTCTTTGCGATTTGGCAGCGGCGCAAGGAAGGCGATGGCATGCGCCTTCTTCTGTATTGGACCCTGCCCGCGCTCGTGTTCTTCACCATCAGCGCAGGCAAGCGCGCGATATACATTTTGCCGTTGGCGCCGGCCTTCGCAATCCTGCTAGCCACCACGATCATTCAATTGGCCGATCGCCAGAACCTTACCGCCTTGCGGCGAACCATCGGTTCGGTGTGGACTCTGCTGTTGCTCGTCTTCGCCATTGGGATCTTTGCCGCGCCGCATTACGCAGTCTCACATCCTGATATCGAGATCGAAACGGCGACATTGCAGCAAATCGTGCAAAGCGACGACTGGAAACGAATTGTTGCGCTTGCCGTTTGCGCCCTATTGTTTGGGGTCCATGCGCTCATTGCCACAATTCGAAAGCAAGGCCGCGCGGTTCATTTCGCGATGGCCGGGCACGTCGCAGGGCTCTATCTGGTCATGGCCGTGCTGCTCTTTCCTTTCATTAACACCTTCAAAGGGGCAGCCGAATTCTGTGCGCCGCTGCGCCAGCTCACCGACGCAGGCACAGAGTACCGGTTCTACTCCGTGCGATTTTCTTCGGAGGCCTACATCTTCTACACGAAGCATTTCCAGACGGATTTCCTCGTCGACGAGTGGCCAATTGAGCCACCGCCGGGTGTCGATGCGTTGGAGGGTTTGGAAGACACCAAGTATCTTGGGTCCATATTGCTGCGCGCGTTCGATAACGTTCCGGTCGCGGACTTGGCTCACGTAACCGATGCCGAAAAGTCTGCCCTTCAAGCGCGCCGCGACGAAGCTTTCGCATTCATGGCCGGGAAATCCAAGTACGCGGATCACTTCAAGATGGAATTGACGCGCATCACAGAAGAATTCGCCGCGCAATTCGAGACTGGTGGCCCTGCGTTCATGGTGGTACAAGAGAAAGACTGGAAGTGGCTGCTGTCCTTCGCGCCGCGCATGTGCGCATTCCCCCTGGTAGGCCGCGAGTCGGTAGGTAGCCGCTTCGTCCTGCTACTCGCCAACACCGCAGGCGCAAAGCTTCTCGAAGCACAAAAGCACCAACCCCCCGCCCCGTCCGCTACTGCAATGCGTTAA
- a CDS encoding glycosyltransferase family 2 protein codes for MQVLVSVVVPFYNEEENVAPLVKKIEAVFARLPEYDYECVFVNDGSKDGTRKQLEEANAQNPRVRPIHLVQNRGQSAALVAGMRRARGEYILTLDGDLQNDPCDFPKFLDLLKEFDCVCGYREKRQDTWVRKMSSKIANAVRRKIIDDGIRDAGCGSKGFRKVCVEHIIPFNGVHRYFAVMVRNGGLTIAESPVTHHPRIHGVSKYGIGNRLWRGIHDLIGVRWLSMRYVTFRVEGEE; via the coding sequence ATGCAAGTCTTGGTTTCGGTGGTCGTGCCGTTCTACAACGAGGAAGAGAACGTTGCGCCGCTGGTGAAGAAAATAGAGGCCGTATTCGCGAGATTGCCGGAATACGACTATGAATGCGTGTTCGTAAACGATGGAAGCAAGGACGGAACACGGAAGCAACTCGAAGAAGCGAATGCGCAGAATCCGCGTGTGCGGCCCATTCACTTGGTGCAAAACCGCGGCCAGTCGGCAGCGCTCGTGGCGGGTATGCGCCGTGCGCGCGGGGAGTACATCCTTACACTCGACGGCGATCTTCAGAACGATCCGTGTGACTTCCCGAAGTTTCTCGATCTGCTCAAAGAATTCGATTGCGTGTGCGGATATCGCGAAAAGCGGCAGGACACGTGGGTGCGCAAGATGTCGAGCAAGATTGCGAATGCCGTACGGCGCAAGATTATCGATGACGGTATTCGCGACGCGGGTTGCGGCAGCAAAGGTTTCCGCAAGGTATGCGTGGAGCACATCATCCCCTTTAACGGCGTGCACCGCTACTTCGCCGTAATGGTCCGTAACGGCGGGTTAACCATCGCCGAATCCCCGGTGACCCATCACCCACGCATCCACGGAGTATCGAAGTACGGAATCGGGAATCGTCTGTGGCGAGGCATTCATGACCTGATTGGAGTCCGCTGGCTGTCCATGCGATACGTGACATTCCGAGTGGAAGGTGAAGAGTAG
- a CDS encoding DUF58 domain-containing protein: MKQSLLGTLTRFAEYLWRFKLTPCGKTLVLGGVVLGSFASTSIDIPLFHLLFALFFLGLLALCAGAVYRPRLRITGAFPKTATTAHEVAGTFTVSNTSPLPCFDVGVDYFDLPDHVMIARQAEVVREIPARDSCSFTISLRASRRGVYEMPRLRAFTMFPFGICRAGSSYAEGRPLLVLPDFHPISALDVPIGARYQPGGIALTSNVGESAEYIGNREYRYGDPVRHIDFRAWGRIARPVVKEFQEEYLCRVALVLDTFLPGSGYTLDALMRRAIQSLANRRHPKPDNPLEAAISLTAAIADVLARGEHVIDLFAAGPRLHVFRAGRHISHLDNVLEILACVEPCADNPFDSLVPSLNEELTTISTVICVFLHWDEARRDLLRAAVENGCGLKVILIEEDTNAAHDGIEEWSEVLVRLTPKAIFDGGVDTL, encoded by the coding sequence ATGAAACAGAGTCTTCTGGGCACACTGACGCGGTTCGCGGAGTACTTGTGGCGCTTCAAGCTGACGCCATGTGGAAAGACGTTGGTGCTGGGCGGTGTTGTGCTGGGGTCGTTCGCGAGCACGTCGATCGACATCCCGTTGTTTCACCTCCTCTTCGCCCTGTTCTTCCTGGGATTGCTGGCGTTGTGCGCTGGCGCCGTCTATCGCCCTCGTCTTCGAATAACGGGCGCCTTTCCCAAGACCGCTACCACGGCCCACGAAGTAGCGGGAACATTCACTGTATCCAATACTTCGCCTCTTCCCTGCTTTGACGTCGGAGTCGACTACTTCGACTTGCCCGACCACGTAATGATCGCAAGACAAGCGGAGGTTGTCCGCGAGATACCCGCGCGGGATTCGTGTTCATTCACCATTTCATTGCGCGCCTCGCGCCGGGGCGTCTATGAAATGCCGCGCCTACGCGCGTTCACCATGTTTCCGTTCGGCATTTGCCGCGCGGGTTCGTCGTACGCGGAGGGCCGGCCCTTGCTCGTCCTGCCGGACTTTCATCCCATTTCGGCCCTCGATGTTCCGATTGGAGCGCGCTATCAACCTGGAGGCATCGCCCTGACTTCGAACGTGGGGGAATCGGCAGAGTACATCGGAAACCGCGAGTACCGCTATGGCGATCCCGTCCGGCACATCGATTTTAGGGCATGGGGACGCATCGCCCGGCCGGTGGTCAAGGAATTTCAAGAAGAGTATCTTTGCCGCGTCGCGCTAGTGCTCGACACCTTCCTGCCAGGGTCGGGCTACACCTTGGATGCGCTGATGCGGCGAGCAATCCAGTCGCTCGCAAACCGTCGGCATCCGAAACCGGACAATCCTCTCGAAGCCGCAATCAGCCTTACGGCGGCCATTGCGGACGTATTGGCGCGTGGAGAGCACGTTATTGATCTGTTCGCAGCCGGCCCGAGATTGCACGTATTCCGCGCAGGCCGCCATATCAGCCACCTCGACAATGTACTCGAAATCCTCGCGTGCGTGGAACCGTGCGCGGACAATCCATTCGATTCCCTCGTACCCTCGCTTAATGAGGAGTTGACTACCATCTCAACCGTAATCTGCGTGTTTCTCCATTGGGACGAAGCGCGCAGAGATCTACTTCGGGCAGCGGTGGAGAATGGATGCGGACTCAAGGTGATTCTGATCGAGGAAGACACCAATGCCGCACATGATGGCATCGAGGAGTGGTCCGAGGTTCTTGTTCGCCTGACGCCAAAAGCCATCTTCGATGGCGGAGTGGATACGCTGTGA
- a CDS encoding lipid-A-disaccharide synthase N-terminal domain-containing protein — MDSQPLTLSYVLWTALGVTGGLIFFSRFYLQWWASERAGRSVMPVSFWYMSSVGAIMLLLYAVHEQSPVGALSFSLNSVIYSRNLIHIWREKGTLTRTKGLAFQGVIGLITVVALVLLALIWRREYEITQAASGKEATETWFWIAIGSVGALLFGSRFLIQWIATELKRKSVVPHIFWHISVVATLLQFACYWHRSEWVYAVGMVTNLFVYIRNIYFNHRGKQMGESDAEMAE, encoded by the coding sequence ATGGATTCTCAGCCGCTGACGTTGTCGTACGTGTTGTGGACCGCCCTGGGCGTGACCGGTGGATTGATCTTCTTCAGCCGCTTCTACCTGCAGTGGTGGGCTTCGGAACGCGCGGGGCGCAGCGTGATGCCGGTGTCGTTCTGGTATATGAGCAGCGTGGGCGCCATCATGCTGCTTTTATACGCCGTCCACGAGCAGTCGCCCGTTGGTGCGCTCAGTTTCAGTCTTAACAGCGTCATCTACTCCCGCAATCTTATTCACATTTGGCGGGAGAAAGGAACGCTGACCCGAACCAAAGGACTCGCGTTTCAAGGTGTCATTGGCCTCATCACGGTTGTGGCGTTGGTGCTTCTGGCCCTTATCTGGCGTCGCGAATACGAGATCACGCAGGCGGCATCGGGCAAAGAAGCCACCGAAACGTGGTTCTGGATCGCGATTGGCTCCGTGGGTGCCCTGCTATTTGGCAGCCGCTTCCTTATCCAATGGATTGCTACGGAGTTGAAACGCAAGAGCGTTGTGCCGCATATCTTCTGGCATATCTCCGTGGTCGCTACGTTACTTCAGTTCGCCTGTTACTGGCATCGCAGCGAATGGGTGTATGCTGTAGGGATGGTGACCAATCTCTTTGTTTACATACGGAACATCTACTTCAATCACCGGGGCAAACAAATGGGTGAGAGTGACGCGGAGATGGCTGAGTAA
- a CDS encoding DUF3488 and transglutaminase-like domain-containing protein — protein MNARRMATLALIAVQCAAMASLTKSYSYPLAMLALAVLAPLTPKRLIPDGRATAFLSVVVGAILLTYAQRAEQQGGFTMWFPTYAMAVAFGRFFLFLQIMIVIRNSRQTPSPVIVALLPFLAILVMTCIGNVSSLSVPVDMFRLLSLFFAVLIAAYFASSLRDSAQGKTRAHVLRWALNIGFMGVALSVAISVSAAVQHYGNELDRLLGIAAGSSMPSTTAFTARARLDSMTRLRGSGGTKIALRIVSDDPPGYMRGIAYDTYAPPEWRVTGEVDALSPATSPPARLKDFTSSEPWYSIRDDGSTTWKPQVVWRVGRQEGALFAPLDTAWMATRSTGVAMDPQSIVRAETILAEFTNALSGKPDTRPLSVEMRESLTKLPDDIDPRITALALQLTRDANSDGEKIAAVLHYFHDYRYSTDIRIPAADDPLVYFLMEKPPAHCEFFAAGTTVLLRAAGVPARYVVGFLVTERNALGGYWYARNRDAHAWCEAFDSEHGWTTVDATPPSGRPSVEAASPMASLWDGLKFYGGRVLAATTDALQKAIDRFPQYMQAAAARLASPRWIISLLAVALVLASAILHRRNRRRRMARARDAFAEFHCLLGMMDRRVAKAGLRREAHETLEQFCARILNSPTPDTAAIVAWYRAYMRARYGPDLAVDGVETLRRTLPAESPAPQ, from the coding sequence GTGAACGCCCGGCGTATGGCCACACTGGCGCTGATCGCCGTTCAATGTGCGGCAATGGCCTCCTTGACTAAGTCCTATTCCTATCCTCTTGCGATGCTGGCGCTGGCGGTGCTCGCGCCCCTTACACCGAAGCGCCTCATTCCGGACGGACGCGCAACGGCATTTTTGTCCGTTGTCGTGGGGGCAATCCTGCTTACGTATGCACAACGCGCCGAGCAACAGGGCGGTTTTACGATGTGGTTTCCGACCTACGCGATGGCCGTCGCGTTTGGACGCTTCTTCCTGTTTCTTCAAATCATGATCGTCATACGCAATTCCCGGCAGACTCCCTCGCCCGTGATCGTTGCCTTGCTGCCGTTTCTGGCGATCCTTGTCATGACGTGCATCGGCAATGTCTCTTCCCTGAGTGTCCCCGTCGACATGTTTCGCCTCTTGTCGCTCTTCTTCGCGGTGCTGATTGCGGCATACTTCGCCTCTTCGCTGCGCGATTCCGCACAAGGCAAGACCCGCGCCCACGTGCTCCGTTGGGCTCTTAACATCGGATTCATGGGGGTTGCATTATCGGTCGCCATCTCGGTCAGTGCGGCGGTGCAACACTATGGAAACGAATTGGACCGCTTACTTGGAATCGCTGCTGGCTCGTCCATGCCTTCCACCACCGCATTCACGGCGCGCGCGCGATTGGACTCCATGACGAGGCTGCGAGGCTCCGGCGGGACGAAGATTGCGTTGCGCATCGTCTCTGACGACCCGCCCGGATACATGCGCGGCATCGCCTACGATACCTATGCCCCGCCGGAATGGCGCGTTACCGGAGAAGTGGATGCCCTAAGCCCGGCGACGTCTCCACCTGCCCGCCTAAAGGACTTCACATCGAGTGAACCGTGGTATTCGATTCGCGATGACGGATCGACAACATGGAAGCCTCAAGTCGTTTGGCGCGTTGGCAGACAGGAAGGCGCCCTGTTTGCCCCGCTCGACACCGCCTGGATGGCCACCCGCTCCACCGGTGTCGCAATGGACCCGCAAAGCATTGTCCGCGCCGAGACGATTCTTGCGGAATTCACAAATGCGCTGTCCGGAAAGCCCGATACGCGCCCGCTCTCGGTGGAGATGCGGGAATCGCTAACGAAGCTGCCCGACGATATCGATCCGCGCATAACTGCCTTGGCCCTGCAATTGACGCGAGACGCAAACAGCGACGGCGAGAAAATCGCCGCCGTGTTGCATTATTTTCACGACTACCGCTACTCGACCGACATTCGCATTCCCGCCGCGGACGATCCATTGGTGTATTTCTTAATGGAAAAGCCCCCCGCGCATTGCGAGTTCTTTGCGGCGGGAACAACCGTATTGCTGAGAGCCGCGGGGGTTCCTGCGCGCTATGTCGTCGGTTTCTTAGTCACCGAGCGCAATGCCCTTGGCGGCTATTGGTACGCGCGAAACCGAGACGCCCACGCGTGGTGCGAGGCATTCGACAGCGAGCACGGATGGACCACCGTCGATGCAACGCCGCCTTCGGGCCGCCCGTCCGTGGAAGCTGCCTCCCCCATGGCAAGTCTATGGGATGGCCTGAAGTTCTATGGAGGGCGAGTCCTCGCCGCAACCACGGATGCTCTGCAAAAGGCCATTGACCGCTTCCCGCAATATATGCAAGCTGCGGCGGCGCGCCTCGCATCACCGCGCTGGATAATCTCGCTTTTGGCCGTGGCGTTGGTCCTTGCGTCTGCAATCCTCCACCGAAGGAACAGGCGTCGCCGAATGGCGAGAGCGCGCGATGCATTCGCGGAATTCCACTGCCTACTTGGCATGATGGACCGTCGCGTTGCCAAGGCGGGCCTCCGGCGCGAAGCGCACGAGACGCTCGAACAGTTCTGCGCGCGAATTCTCAACTCCCCCACACCCGATACCGCAGCCATTGTCGCGTGGTACCGGGCCTATATGCGAGCACGGTACGGACCCGATCTCGCGGTCGATGGAGTAGAAACCTTGCGGCGCACGCTGCCCGCCGAAAGCCCTGCGCCGCAATAG
- a CDS encoding rod shape-determining protein, which translates to MLVAGVDAGSRAVKLVLWDRAEGRSLAAGMLDQGVQQDALANDLLERLLAEAGCSRDDLRGVVATGYGRNIVSFADRTITEITCHAHGVRHVMPEARTIIDIGGQDCKVIHLDDRGNVYDFSMNDRCAAGSGRFLEMVASRLDVSLNHLAELSNRSASPAAISSMCVVFAETEIVGLLATGTPSEDIVAGVLQSLARRVAGMMGRVKDGPVVFTGGAAQISGLVDALEEALERPVIVAPEPQMTGALGAALNALQ; encoded by the coding sequence ATGCTTGTCGCAGGCGTAGACGCGGGATCGCGTGCCGTGAAGCTGGTCCTGTGGGACCGTGCCGAAGGCCGATCTCTGGCAGCGGGCATGCTGGATCAGGGTGTGCAGCAGGATGCTCTGGCCAACGACTTGCTGGAGCGTTTGTTGGCCGAGGCGGGTTGCAGCCGAGACGATTTGCGTGGTGTCGTCGCAACGGGCTATGGGCGAAACATAGTCAGTTTCGCGGACAGAACCATCACGGAGATTACGTGTCATGCACACGGCGTCCGCCACGTGATGCCCGAAGCGCGCACCATCATTGATATCGGCGGACAAGACTGCAAAGTGATTCATCTGGACGACCGCGGAAACGTCTACGACTTCTCCATGAACGACCGCTGCGCGGCGGGAAGCGGGCGCTTCTTGGAGATGGTGGCGTCGCGGCTGGACGTCAGTCTGAACCACTTGGCCGAACTCTCGAATCGAAGCGCGTCGCCTGCTGCTATCAGCAGCATGTGTGTCGTCTTCGCGGAAACGGAGATTGTCGGCCTGCTTGCCACCGGCACACCTTCCGAAGACATCGTCGCAGGCGTGTTGCAATCGCTGGCGCGGCGCGTGGCCGGCATGATGGGCCGCGTCAAAGACGGCCCAGTTGTCTTCACTGGAGGAGCCGCTCAGATTTCGGGATTGGTAGATGCCCTGGAAGAGGCTTTGGAACGGCCGGTTATCGTTGCTCCGGAACCGCAAATGACCGGCGCATTGGGCGCCGCGCTTAACGCATTGCAGTAG